The genomic interval TGCTCTGCTAGTGTTTAGGTGCCTAATTTCCTttgcaaacacacacacacacacatatatatatatatatatatacacgcgcgcgcgcgcgtgcacaCACACATACTTGTACATACATACACGTATACTTTCCTTTAATTTGTTTCCAGATCTAAATAGAGGTTGTTTTAAATTTGGGCATAGGAATTAACAAAGTGTTAAGATGTCTCATTCATTGATGAGAGTCAGAAAATTCAGCTAACAATCAtataggagagaaaaaggggATTTGCATCGATCTAAATTTCTAagagtaaaagaaaaactgaaaCAAGAACATTTAAAATGGGTGGTAGTACAAATCTAGTGTAATACTAGCTAGGTTGTACACTGCTTAGTTGATATATAGCTAGACTAGGCCCCAATTAATCACAAAGGCTTTGATGATGTTGAAAGGGCCACACCCTCAAGGCTACATAATTGGTGGTCCATTGGCATATGCAGATGCCCTATAAAACACCAGAAATATATGCCCCCTCTTGCGCCAAACCTCACCCGGAATGCCATTGGCCCAAAGATATATCCCCCTACAATGCatgagacagagagagaaagagagcttaagcatagtatatatatatatatatatatatatatatacagtaagTCAGTAATCAATATCTTGTCCATGCATGGCACCATAATACATGTGCACTGTACCATGCATTGTTCATTCATTTGGCCTTTGCTTGATCTCACTggctagcttagctagctctCTCCCCGGCCCAACCTTCACCAGTCACACTCTCAAAGGCGCCCGCCCGGCCGGTCCCCTCACTTGCTGCTGGCTCCTTTACTAGCTAAATGCCATCCACCACGGCGACCAAAGAGCCCTATCGCACGCCAGCCACGGCAAGCATCCATCACTcactcaccggcggcggggaccCTGCTCCGGCCGGCCAGCCTCAGGGgccggaggagagggagagatccatccatcccatccATGTACTACCAACCTAGCTCCTACATAAAGACTAGAGTGTTGCTAgtccatatatgtatatatatatatatatatatatatatatatatagctagagcTAGCCCAGGGTAGTGGTATTAGATTCCATGCTCACTTGATGATGCATTGATCCTTGATTATTCATTCACCTTTAGCTTcttcttcaaaattttgctCTGGTAAAGTAGAGAGCACtgcaagtatatatatatatgtgcttatGTGCTGGCCACTACTAGCTAGTAGCTAACTAGCTATATAACTTAGGGTATATAGTACGCTTAATGGGCCTGAAATATGATGTAGCAGCAGCACACATCCTTGAAAGCGTACTGGGTCCTCCCTCACTCGATCTTGTTGCCCTGTGCAAAAGGCACAATACTGTTCGCTCAATCAGGGCATTCATGTGTGCAGTATATGAACAGCAAACGGAGTTAAGCAAGACACGGCCAAAACCTTCCACGGCTGCCATGAAGTGGACCTGACGTGCAAGTGATGTGTGATGCTTCAATTGATCCGCTCAAAAGGTACGCCTTAACTGTATCGTCCCACATCAGTTGTTAAATATCTTGCTGCTGGCGTTTtacttgcaaaaaaataaggaaaattCTGCTTCTTGCCTGCAATAGTTAGCTTGTCATATATATGGAGCCATTAATTGAAAGCTCACTTCCCTATCATATTTACTTGCATTCTTCGTAATGCTTCAGCAACACTAAACATATGTCAGCTAGGCATACAGACACAATGACACATTGacatttgcatatatatgagaTGGGGCTGCATGCTGATGCATATAAAAGTGCTCCTTTCGGGCCTGCATGCAGTGTAGTCGAAAGAGAGGATAAAGGTGGCTAATTTAATTTGACTGCATCTAGCTAGATCGCTCTGAATTTCTGCTGTAGTCTGtatcctctcttctctcatctCCTCTTGTGTGAAGTCCTAAAGCAAATGAGGACTTCCTTTATGCAGTGGGCTCTTATGACTAGATAAGAGAAGGCTGCTTGCTTTCATTAATATTCAGCTGCAACTTCTCCTGCTGCTCGCATTCTTAGCTTGCCATGCATACTACTACATGCAAACAATTCTATGCAACATAGCTAGCTATTGTCCAGCTTTAGCTGCCTCCCCCTTCTCTGATCTCCCTCATTTTACcacatgcatgtttgtgtCTTCAGCATTATGATTGCAGCCTTGCAGGGTGTTGGGGGCCTAAGCTACTACTACACCATAGCTAACATATGTTTAGTGTTAGAACAATTTACAGTCCTTGAGTAGAtaccaagagatactaaaatattagtgtaaaatttggtacctcatagTACCTAAGCTAtcaagagatatcaaaatttacatagaaaaaaatgatacctCCTGGTACTTTCTCaagaattataaaattgtTCTTAGTGTTATTTTCAGAAGCACTACTTCATATTAGGTTTGTTGCACGTCAACATGTACATATGTGTGTACCATCATCGTATCTACAGTTCTACCCGGTATATACTTGTGCCGTGTAGATGTACTTTGGCACAACTATGCATTCATGTTGCTcgcaaatttgcaataatgacCGCCTAGGTGGCCATAGTATATGTCCTGTGTGCTTAACTGCTCCAGAACTTCCAGCAATTATATTGTGGTGTACCGCAGTAACATAAACAAGGAACAGTGTATCAGAAAATTGAAGGAGAGGACAAAGGACATGTAGGAAAACTACAGTACTAACAAGATCTAGAGCTAACCCTTGACAATTGACATGTGCAGCGTACTAGGAATGTGGACTTTGTGGAGTACGTCAAACTAATGGCGTATATTTGTGAAAGGAATTTGCCCTCGCTGACTCTCCCCAGTCCTCACATAATATGGTCACATCGATCGTAGACTTGTGTTctggcgatcgatcgagctagtCAAACTAAAGTATGTATGTAAATGTCATGTGCCAAGTTGCTGAGTGTGATCTATCCAGTTATTCAACATTGATGCATCAATAGATTTAATACAATCTGTGAGTTACAAAATCGGTAGATGTTGATGTTGGTGACATGGACAATGCGCATGCGTGCAGATTTTGCATAGCTACTTTATGTTCCCTAGTCTTCATGGCGAACCAGCCTGAGATATATCCGGGATTTTATCGCCTCTGAATCTGATCGATCCAAATCATTCAGAATCTATGTGTCACTGAGATTGTATATATCGATCGGTGTGTTAATTAACTGTAGTCTGACCAGCGACTATCAAGTCGTTCAGTCGATCTTTACAGATCTAGCAAGTCATTATCAGAAGGGCGCATGCACATACAACTAGTAACAAGCCCAGTTGCAATAATATTCGATCGATCATCAaattaacaagaaaaatatctaactttttctttcaaaatagGTATTTAATAATACTCCAGTTTTGCAGCTCATGGATGTAGATCAAAATTGTTATTATGGTTCTATTGATCTTAGGGCAAGTGCTCCGACGAACACccccctagctagctacttcGATCTGAAACATGTGAGCCATTGCCAGAGAAGGTTAACTTCACACAAAACTAACGCTTGGTTTGAGCGGCTAATAATTGAGAAtgattgtatatttataaaaaaattataaataaaacttttatatatgtgttattagttatttaaaaaccataatcaactttaaatttaagactaaaaatttaagtttttacttctaagcataaacaaaagatgGGGCGAGAATTTCTAATCAAACTCAGCCGTCagttttctgtatttttaaaagttgacCAAATTGATCAGCCACCTTGTGTCCCAATCATTTCACACTGATTTTGCAGATGCCCCAATTCGTTGCAGTACTAGTAGTATACTTTAGCCTAGATTACATTAACTCACCACCAGCGTACGTGCTGCATAAATGCGGATTTTTAGCCGCACTGCCACAGTGCCACAGTGCAATGACCATAGGAAGTTTAGTTATCAATTGCTACGTATTCCATCCGTTTAAGACATGATTTTTATTGTCCCCACCTTGTTtgttaaatacaatttatttcACAATATACTCATTATCAAGAAGTACAATAGtatcatcatataaaaatattttcaaatatgaacCTGTATGACATATAAAACACTTCTCTCTGTgtctaaaagatttttttatattttagcccATCTACTCTTTTACAGTTTCACCCTCATATATTCCTTATTTACTAAAAgacattataatatttttctgtaGACCTTgatttttgttaattaatagatatagaaataattgtatttttgaaTGGAAGTAGTGGTAAACTAGGTGGATGGCATGTGATTGAAGGCCGACTGAGGAGAAAAATGATGTTAatttagagcaggtataatagcaaactataagccaactataaatatattttaaagagataagagtagtgagctactaatttgtagccagttgTAGCACGTGCAGTAAGACGCAGTGTaatatgtgagaccatgtattaatgctttgcatgtaactattgtataaattggctattagattgactatagatgatttagagccagtagttgggctatactattgaacttgctatTAGGCAGATGCCTTTACTACACCGTGCACTGGGATGGTGGGTACAGATGGTTGATGAATCTCAATGATAGTACATTAAATGTCTATTTACACCAAATCATCTCCGATGCATGTTTTCTAGCTGATTtccatatagaaaaaatatttgataaatatttaatttgcataGAGGCCACAATATTTACATAGGAGCACGTGATAAATTGAGAGAGTCGTCTCCCTATGTCAGCTTAGGTGAAAAATTCGAGGGGATAAAGTAATTCTAAGATATAGAACTTGATCGGCCCCCTTTGGCATAATCACCAGACTGTAGCGGATGGTATGGAAAATACTGTAGTATCACATCCGTGCTTCAATGTAAAGAATTTTGGGGATAAATATCGACAATGATATATTTAAGGATGGAGGTATAACTTTATCTGCTACCAAATTTTTGAGTGGTTGATCTCTTGATGTGCCATGTAAAACAATGAAGATGATGGAATTGGATATGCCCCAAGCATAGTACTCAAAACCGGACCGAAGGTCTACCCGCTCTAGCAGccgattttttatttattaatattatatttaatttatattatttttaatgtacaaCCGtcataaatttgtaaaatatatataaataaatcaatatagctatatttatatggttataaattaaaaaaataattatagtatGTCAAACTAACAAATTCATAATGCATTACTACTATAGGATAAATTGAAAACTGGTTCGATACTTAAAAAAACCCGTAAAACCGGCTTGTTCACTGAAAAATCGGCCGGTTCACAAAAAAGGCTGGTTCACCGGTTATTTACCAGTTCAATTGCAGGGGCGGTCTTTGAGCGGAACCGACCCACCAAGGTTGccgattttggttttttctggTTCAACCGTCGGTccggtttggtttttttttactatagcCGCAAGAACATGTCCAACAACTTATcgaaatttggtcatccatatctctaTTTGAATGATCATCCAAAAGATATTCAACCTCCATATCTATTTGTATTCTAGCATATGATTCATATtacctactccctccgtttcacaattaacactttttagccttgcatagattcatatggatgctaatgaatttaaacatatatatataaattttacattcatcaattgatgaatttatgtaaggctagaaagtcttacaatatgaaacggaggtagtactttaTATCATACCcaactttattttattaatattatattaagtACTACCCTAAAAATAATGTTGCATGCTCATTTGAAgtaagaaaagagaaactatattttattaagtaTATACTCActatgtttcaaaatataatgtgCGCATTAATTACATTGCTACATGCATTggtaaaataataaactaaaacaaaaatagatagCATGCATTGGCTGATTTGTACTAAGTAAATGTATGATTAAATGTTTCTTAGTATTTGTATACAAGGTGGCTGTGCctaatattttggaacggagggagtactactcTAAGAATAATGTTGCATGCCCATTTGAAgtaagaaaagagaaactatattttattaatttggagtttctcttttctcataTGGATGATGGTTAAAATGGATGATGTGTTGGAGAAACTGTTggaccttattttttttacctcttTTATCTCCTATTTTATAGATAGAGTATGAGATGGATAAACTGATGTACATGCTTTATGAATAAAGGATATGGATTACAAAACTTGACGAACTTCAAACCAGAGACACCCAAGAGTAAGGAATACTTCTCCTTAATTTGCTAATTTTcctacatttatatattttttttgagaaaaggcTTTTTCCAAAGCCCTGCTTTTCATAAAGCCACACAGTGGAACAAAACAAATGTGACCGGGGATACCGGTTTTACATCAGAGCACAGAGAAAAACTAGGACCAACTGGGCGCAAGTAACTCTAGAGAAACGACTTCAGCACAGTTGCTGACCCCGTGCTAACTAGCTAGCGTTGTCGACGGGCCGGTCAACAAAGTGCTCAACCAATCCACAGGGAGCCCTGCTGGCCATTCACAAACATATCGTGGGAGATACATGCATTTCACCTTACTGTGGGCTCAACTTGGGGCTTGTTTACTCGTTTGTGAAGTGGCAAACGACCAAGTAATTAAGGATTAGGGGTTAGCTATGGACGCATCTCAATTTCACCTAGTTAATTAATCTCGTGGATCAACCAACCAAGCACATATTAAAAGCCCCATGGACAGATGctaagcttaattagctagctaaaGACCTTAGTTCGCTTGTAATTTAACTGATCTTAATCCAGCATGgactggctagctagctaacccCATAACAAAAGACAGCAAAAGAAGTTGTTAACCCGATGTAAACACAAGCATTTCTAGAACTGATACAAGTACAAATTAACTAGAGCAAAAAGGCCCTTTTTCTGAGTCCAACAGGCCAACTACTACCCTCATCATATCCTGGCCTCTCATGCACTTCTCCCACAAACAAAACAGCCTCCCCAAAATACAGCAACTggccaaatatatattaccacTGCCTGTCTGTGCCTCCTGTGCCACACCAACACCCAGCAATTAACATGTGTGTGCACCATATAAAATACGATGTGCCCTTCTGATCAAcactgtatatattttaatatgctAAGCACCAGCAGATTGTGCCTTATTGTATGCTCCACATGCATGTGTAAGCCGTAATTGCCTGCCCATAAAATAGACACCTTGTCACTCATGGGAGCTGAATCAATGCGATTCAGAGGTAAGCATGCAGCAGCTAGCCATGCTGAGCTGAGCACACACTAGCTATTGGCCTCTCATCTTCTTCCCTGCCCTGACACAATAGCTGGCTTTGCATATGCAGGGGATCAACACTACCAATTAATTTCTAATGCCAAGCAGTCAAGCAGATAACctgaaaatatttaacttcAGACCAAGCTGCTTGCATGGCCCAACTCATTAAGAACTGCAGTTGTGGTATCACACGCTACAATATTCTATCTGGATGTATACATGTTGATACTTAAATTTGGGCAATATCTGCAACTTTAGGTAGGTACGTTAAGTTAGTCGTCGTAGTACGTACTACCCTGCAATCATGTACAGCTAGCTATAGGAGATGCTGCAGATTTGCAGTACAATCACCTcgaatttattataatatggagAAATGGAAGAACGCCGACGTGCAGTTTTCAGAGTCAGAAATATGTGCAGATTGCAACAAATTAAGGTAGAGTGGTTCAGACTGAGCATGAGTGATAAGAACAAGGCAGCTAAgattaaacataataatatatgaagCCCCATACAGTCGCCAGGAATGggactttttaatttattctatCCGAAATTCCActaaaattaaacaagaaCTGTATGCATTAATTAATCTCTGCTTGACCTGAAAATGCACGTGGTGATATTTAAAACGAAAACCTTGCTAACTGAAAGTGTATGATTGGCATAAATCtgaaaagaacatatataacagAAATCTAACCTATAATGAACACGTAATCCAAACTATGGTAAGTAGTGGAATATTGAAAGAGTTTTAgttcatatattattatatgttacgcataaatatttttaaatactttaAACTTAGGGATTATTcagtttggaggaattttacgGGAATCTAATTCACAAGAAGAAAActatttcctataaaattcctagaTTCAAAGAATCATGAACAAGAATATGCGCGTATATACTTGTAGACAGCGGgtacaaaatataatacttGATACATTCAAACACAgataatatttacataaaatacaGTTACAAATTTACCTACCAATAAGAAGATGCGCATGTTCAAAATTTGCAGGCAACAACTGGCATTTTGGGGGCTCATCACCTGCCTAACTCACATAAAGGCTCCCCCTATAGCATGAGAAGGACAAGCTCACATGAGCTCAACCAGATAATTCGTGGGCCCCACCCTCCTCTCCACATCCCTCTaccatctctctctcatctcttcttCACCCTTTAAAAAGCAAGCTAGTGTATTGTGCCCACCCTTCCCCTCTCCTAGTAGCTACACCTCACCCCCCCCCTCTTATACACAAAAGATGCatacataaatacatatatacatgtgtgtaCCACCTACAACTACAACAACACACATCTGCTCCACACTAGTATATAGGTAAGTAGCTAGCTATAGGGCCAATTACCTTTGGTTGCAAGCCAAAAGTAAGTATCCATCCTCAtccttttcctcctctcctcccaccAAGAACCTTCATAGTAccacaccaccatcaccaccaccaccactcatcACACCTCACACCCCCCATTGCcttccttcttcctccccAGCTAGCTCTCATCCTTCCATCTTCAGCCTTCTCTGGATCTTGAGCTTGATCAATTCCCCCAACACAATTAAGCACTACAATTTGGGTTGATCTAGCTAAGGAGCAGTAGCCACaagaagctagagatagatagCTGAATTTGTTATGAGCTCAGAGCCATCACAATTCTGAATTTTTCCAATCCCAAAAGACCCAATTAAACAAGAGATAGTTGCCTCCTAATCTATATAATAAGCCCCAAAATTAACTAGTAGCCATATACTATCAATAGTAACAAGGCAGCACAAGCATCATACCATAAGCATCATACAGCGGGTCAAAGGTCAAGGGAAGGAAGGAcaagccggcgacggcgacgacgacgacgacgaggggcGGCATCATCTAGCGAGCGAGCTGCTACCTCGATCGGGGTCGGTCGGTCGGTTGATCGGCATGGAGTTCATCACGCCGATCGTGAGGCCGTcagcggctgcggcggcgggggtgggggGCGGCGAGCACGAGAGTAGCAGGGGCTtgccggcggaggcggtggagaaGGAGCACATGTTCGACAAGGTGGTGACACCGAGCGACGTCGGGAAGCTGAACCGGCTGGTGATCCCGAAGCAGCACGCGGAGAAGTACTTCCCGCTGGACTCGGCGTCCAACGAGAAGGGGCTCCTGCTCAGCTTCGAGGACCGCACGGGGAAGCCATGGCGGTTCCGCTACTCCTACTGGAACAGCAGCCAGAGCTACGTCATGACCAAGGGGTGGAGCCGCTTCGTCAAGGAGAAGCGCCTCGACGCCGGAGACACCGTCTCCTTcggccgcggcgtcggcgaggccgccCGCGGGAGGCTCTTCATCgactggcgccgccgccccgacgtcgtcgccgcgctcgcgccgcccaCGCACCGCTTCCAGTTCCCCTCCTCCATACCCTTCGCTCCCTGGACGCACCACCACGGACACGGAtcagccggcgccggctccaggtttctcctccctccctccacaTCCATCtacgaccaccaccaccgccgacactcccacgccgccgtcggttACGACGGGTACGCGGCGGCCACGAACAGCAGGCAGGTGCTGTTCTACCGGCCGTTGCAGCCACACcagcagcatcagcatcagcatcaTCCCGCGGTGGTGCTGGAATCGGTACCGGTGCGCATAGCGGCGGGGCACGCGGAGCCGTCGGCGACCCCGTCGAAGCGAGTACGCCTGTTCGGGGTGAACCTCGACTGCGCGAATTCCGAAGAGGACGCCGGCGTCGGGAAGACCCCGTTGcagctgccgtcgccgccgtcatcgtcgtcatctTCCTCCGGGAAAGCGAGGTGCTCCTTGAATCTTGACTTGTGAAGGGTGGTGGCCATACACGATCTGCTACTTTACGCTTCAATTCTGCTACTACTGACACAAATGGAATCGCCGTGGAAGAAAGGCCGGAGAAGTAAACAAaagcggcggccgccggcggcggaggtacTACGAGAAGATAGCGTGTCTTCGTATTTCGTATATAGCTCATCATCTctcctaaatttaaattagccAGTGCAGTGTGAGGGGAAACAgttaagaaaaagaacaaagcagcaacaaaaaaaaaggaattctTTTTAGGCTGATGGTTTTCTTGCGGATTTGATTTGCTTTTCTCTCTTGTGCTTAATTACAATTAAGTTGTCTTAGCTGCTCTCTTCTTTGTGTCTGGGAGAAAACATATACGACTGGTACTAGTGATTAGGGAAGAAGAAATATAATTGTTTCCTAGCTACAATTCAAAACTCCAGGCCAATTGTATATACCATGACTGAGCCTAGGGAGCACGGCCGGTGTGTGTGTGATCCTCACATATGATAACAATCAATTTGCACTGATGCTACAagctttatatatgtacactTGTTACACGACTGATATAATggtgagctagctagctcatgcCTCATGGAGATCAATACATTGGAGAGCCCGTACTCTATGCATGGGTGTGATGCATGTATACTGCCCTGGGCACATGGATTGTTCTTGGTGTTGCTGTTGTTTCTGCAGGTCAATTGGGCTCTCCTTCCAaggcatcagcagcagcaccagcagcagcttaGCTAAGCTGTGTATTGTAGGCAGGGAGGTGAtgaagagaagaggaagaggagaagatGCCTTTAAAATGTGGGAGCTAGCCAGCCTGCAGGCCAGCT from Oryza brachyantha chromosome 3, ObraRS2, whole genome shotgun sequence carries:
- the LOC102718995 gene encoding B3 domain-containing protein Os03g0120900, which translates into the protein MEFITPIVRPSAAAAAGVGGGEHESSRGLPAEAVEKEHMFDKVVTPSDVGKLNRLVIPKQHAEKYFPLDSASNEKGLLLSFEDRTGKPWRFRYSYWNSSQSYVMTKGWSRFVKEKRLDAGDTVSFGRGVGEAARGRLFIDWRRRPDVVAALAPPTHRFQFPSSIPFAPWTHHHGHGSAGAGSRFLLPPSTSIYDHHHRRHSHAAVGYDGYAAATNSRQVLFYRPLQPHQQHQHQHHPAVVLESVPVRIAAGHAEPSATPSKRVRLFGVNLDCANSEEDAGVGKTPLQLPSPPSSSSSSSGKARCSLNLDL